The Vibrio bathopelagicus genomic sequence GGCTGAATGCCAAATCAGCAATGTATTTATCTCACTGTCCGGTAAGCATATCGCAAGCCGAATTGAAAAAGGCATGGGCACTATTTCTGATGAAGAAGTGTCTCAAGACGATATGGATCGAGCGATCCATACCGCGAAATCGATTAAAATAGGTGATGAGCAGAGAATTCTGCACGTGATTCCACAAGAATTTACCATCGACTACCAAGAAGGCATTAAGAATCCGCTTGGTTTATCTGGTGTTCGAATGGAAGTCAGTGTTCATCTAATTTCTTGCCATAGCGACATGGCGAGAAACATTATTAAAGCTGTTGAACGATGTGGTCTCACTGTAGAACAAATCGTGTTTTCAGGACTTGCCTCAAGTAATGCGGTAATTACTGACGACGAGAGAGAGCTTGGAGTATGTGTTGTTGATATTGGTGCCGGTACGATGGATATTTCCATTTGGACTGGCGGCGCACTGCGACACACAGAAGTCTTTTCCTATGCAGGAAATGCAGTAACCAGTGATATTGCCTTCGCTTTCGGTACGCCAGTGAGCGATGCTGAAGAGATAAAAGTAAACCATGGTTGCGCTCTGAGTGAACTCGTAAGCAAGGATGATTCTGTTAACGTCCCTAGTGTAGGTGGCCGTCCATCGAGAAGTTTGCAAAGACAAACTTTGTCGGAAGTGATTGAACCACGTTACACTGAACTTATGGGGCTCGTTAACCAAACTATTGATACAGTTCAATTACAGCTACGAGATGAGGGTATTAAACACCACCTTGCAGCTGGCGTCGTTCTCACTGGTGGAGCGGCACAAATTGACGGATTGGTAGAGTGTGCGGAACGTGTTTTCCGCAATCAAGTTCGAGTTGGTAAGCCGTTAGAAGTTAGTGGCTTAACTGACTATGTTAAAGAGCCGTATCATTCTACGGCGGTTGGTTTACTTCATTACGCAAGAGATTGTCAGATAAGTGATGAAGGTGATTACAGCGAACCTAAGCGTTCAGCACCTTCTATGTCAGGTTTATTTGGTAAATTGCGTAATTGGATACAAAAAGAGTTTTAACCTGAGTTGCAGGAAAAAACGGAGATAACACATGTTTGAACCGATGATGGAAATGTCTGACGATGCAGTAATTAAAGTCGTTGGAGTTGGTGGCGGTGGCGGTAACGCTGTTGAGCACATGGTACGTGAGTCAATTGAAGGCGTAGAATTCATTAGTGTTAACACTGATGCTCAAGCCCTTCGTAAAACAAGCGTGAGCAGCGTGATCCAGATTGGTGGTGATATCACTAAAGGCTTGGGCGCTGGTGCAAACCCACAAGTAGGCCGTGATGCAGCTCTCGAAGATCGAGAAAGAATTAAAGAAGTTCTAACTGGCGCCGATATGGTATTTATCGCAGCTGGTATGGGCGGTGGTACAGGTACAGGTGCTGCTCCAGTTATTGCTGAAGTTGCGAAAGAGTTGGGTGTGCTAACGGTTGCTGTTGTAACTAAGCCATTTAGCTTTGAAGGCAAAAAGCGTTTAGCGTTTGCTGAGCAAGGTATCGAAGAGCTTTCTAAACATGTGGATTCTTTAATTACGATTCCAAATGAAAAGCTGCTTAAAGTACTTGGCCGTGGCGTAACACTGCTAGAAGCTTTCGCAAGTGCAAATGATGTACTTAAAAACGCTGTACAAGGTATCGCTGAGCTAATTACTCGCCCTGGTATGATCAACGTCGATTTCGCGGATGTTCGCACTGTGATGTCGGAAATGGGTCATGCAATGATGGGTAGCGGTATCGCAAAAGGTGAAGACCGTGCTGAAGAAGCTGCTGAAACGGCAATTTCTAGCCCATTATTAGAAGACATCGACCTAGCTGGTGCTCGTGGCGTTCTTGTTAACATCACTGCTGGCCTAGATATGCGCTTAGATGAATTCGAAACTGTGGGTAATACAGTTAAGGCATTCGCTTCTGATAACGCAACGGTTGTTATTGGTACTTCTCTAGATCCTGATATGACGGATGAAATCCGCGTAACTGTTGTTGCAACAGGTATCGGCACAGAGAAAAAACCAGACATTACTTTAGTTGCTGGTGGTAAAGCAAAAGTAGCGCCAACGCCTCAACCTCAAGTTGCTGTTCAAACAGCAGCAAAAGTGGAAGAGAAAGTGGCACAACCATTGCAGGAAAAAACTGAGGTAAAACCTCAAGTTAAACCACAGCCAACAACGTCACCTGTTTCTTCAGGTACAGGGGCTAGCCAGAGTGCTGCACCTAAAGCTGAGAAAGAGAGCGGATATTTAGATATCCCAGCATTTTTACGACGTCAGGCTGATTAACAAATACCCAAAATTTGACTATCGTCGAATTAATGGTAAAATTCGCGGTCGGTAAATACTGACCGTGATTTGTAGCACTGATAACGAGGCAAGCAGATGATCAGACAACGTACTCTGAAAGAAATTGTGAAAACAACTGGTGTGGGTCTCCACTCTGGTCGTAAAGTCACACTTACTCTTCGCCCGGCAGCTGCAAATACAGGTATTGTTTATCGTCGTACAGATGTAAATCCACCTGTAGATTTCCCAGCTGATCCCGCATCAGTTCGTGACACTATGCTATGTACCGCTCTTGTTAATGACGAAGGCGTACGTATCTCTACAGTGGAGCACCTTAACGCAGCTCTAGCTGGAATGGGTATCGACAACATTATTGTTGAAGTAGATGCTCCAGAAATTCCAATTATGGATGGCAGCGCAAGCCCATTCGTATACTTGCTACAGCAAGCGGGTGTAGAAACACTGAATGCAGCGAAGCGTTTTATTCGAATCAAAAAGCCTATTCGTTTTGAAGATGGCGATAAATGGGCAGAGTTTGTTCCATTTAACGGCTTCCGTATGGACTTTGAGATCGACTTTAACCACCCTGCAATTGAATCCGATGAGCAACGTTTGTTGTTTGATTTCTCATCACAAGGTTTTGTGAAGCAGATTTCTCGTGCTCGTACTTTCGGTTTTATGCGCGATATTGAGTACCTTCAGTCTCAAAACCTAGTACTTGGCGGTAGCTTTGATAATGCTATCGTACTGGACGAATACCGAATCCTTAATGAAGAAGGCCTTCGTTTCGATAATGAGTTTGTAACTCATAAAGTATTGGATGCGATTGGTGACCTTTACATGTGTGGACACGCTATTATTGGTGAGTTCCGTGCATACAAATCAGGTCACGGCCTAAACAACCAACTTTTACGTGCAGTTCTTGCTGACGCAGAAGCTTGGGAATGGGCAACATTCGAAGAAGAAGCTGGCTCTCCAGTTGCTTTCGCAGAACCGGGTATGGTTCTAGCGTAATTGTTGTTTACAACAATATAAGATTTCAAAAACCAGGTCATCGGCCTGGTTTTTTTGTATCTATTTTCCAGATACAGTGTCG encodes the following:
- the ftsA gene encoding cell division protein FtsA codes for the protein MTKTADDNIIVGLDIGTATISALVGEILPDGQINIIGSGQSPSRGMDKGGVNDLESVVKSVQRAIDQAELMAECQISNVFISLSGKHIASRIEKGMGTISDEEVSQDDMDRAIHTAKSIKIGDEQRILHVIPQEFTIDYQEGIKNPLGLSGVRMEVSVHLISCHSDMARNIIKAVERCGLTVEQIVFSGLASSNAVITDDERELGVCVVDIGAGTMDISIWTGGALRHTEVFSYAGNAVTSDIAFAFGTPVSDAEEIKVNHGCALSELVSKDDSVNVPSVGGRPSRSLQRQTLSEVIEPRYTELMGLVNQTIDTVQLQLRDEGIKHHLAAGVVLTGGAAQIDGLVECAERVFRNQVRVGKPLEVSGLTDYVKEPYHSTAVGLLHYARDCQISDEGDYSEPKRSAPSMSGLFGKLRNWIQKEF
- the lpxC gene encoding UDP-3-O-acyl-N-acetylglucosamine deacetylase, with the protein product MIRQRTLKEIVKTTGVGLHSGRKVTLTLRPAAANTGIVYRRTDVNPPVDFPADPASVRDTMLCTALVNDEGVRISTVEHLNAALAGMGIDNIIVEVDAPEIPIMDGSASPFVYLLQQAGVETLNAAKRFIRIKKPIRFEDGDKWAEFVPFNGFRMDFEIDFNHPAIESDEQRLLFDFSSQGFVKQISRARTFGFMRDIEYLQSQNLVLGGSFDNAIVLDEYRILNEEGLRFDNEFVTHKVLDAIGDLYMCGHAIIGEFRAYKSGHGLNNQLLRAVLADAEAWEWATFEEEAGSPVAFAEPGMVLA
- the ftsZ gene encoding cell division protein FtsZ produces the protein MFEPMMEMSDDAVIKVVGVGGGGGNAVEHMVRESIEGVEFISVNTDAQALRKTSVSSVIQIGGDITKGLGAGANPQVGRDAALEDRERIKEVLTGADMVFIAAGMGGGTGTGAAPVIAEVAKELGVLTVAVVTKPFSFEGKKRLAFAEQGIEELSKHVDSLITIPNEKLLKVLGRGVTLLEAFASANDVLKNAVQGIAELITRPGMINVDFADVRTVMSEMGHAMMGSGIAKGEDRAEEAAETAISSPLLEDIDLAGARGVLVNITAGLDMRLDEFETVGNTVKAFASDNATVVIGTSLDPDMTDEIRVTVVATGIGTEKKPDITLVAGGKAKVAPTPQPQVAVQTAAKVEEKVAQPLQEKTEVKPQVKPQPTTSPVSSGTGASQSAAPKAEKESGYLDIPAFLRRQAD